A part of Propioniciclava coleopterorum genomic DNA contains:
- a CDS encoding ABC transporter permease, producing MTDALLTAAPRRRTEPGAWWAIIVLIVVLAYAALVPLLAPAALHEVDLAAAREAPSPSHLFGTDNSGRDLFVRVAEGMRVSLLIALVCALTSTLIGVAVGTVAAVAGGVVDGALMRATDATNALPHLLLGIVIVAFFPGSLTAIIASIALTHWPQVARIVRSVAVTTRRMEFVDAAYLAGATHRDVAFRHVVPAASGQSVVAVVLLLPHAIWHESTLSFLGLGLAPDRASLGTLLQISRGEVMIGGWWTLAFPAAALVVTAFAIAGLAGAAQRRVAPIAEGRVT from the coding sequence ATGACTGACGCGCTCCTCACCGCCGCCCCGCGCCGTCGGACCGAACCGGGGGCATGGTGGGCCATCATCGTCCTGATCGTGGTGCTCGCCTACGCCGCCCTGGTTCCCCTGCTCGCTCCCGCCGCCCTGCACGAGGTGGACCTCGCCGCGGCCCGGGAGGCGCCGTCCCCGTCCCACCTGTTCGGCACCGACAACTCCGGGCGTGATCTCTTCGTGCGGGTCGCCGAGGGCATGCGCGTCAGCCTGCTCATCGCCCTGGTCTGCGCCCTCACCTCGACGCTCATCGGCGTGGCGGTCGGTACCGTCGCGGCCGTGGCGGGCGGCGTGGTCGATGGGGCCCTGATGCGCGCAACGGACGCCACCAACGCCCTGCCCCACCTGCTGCTCGGGATCGTGATCGTGGCGTTCTTCCCCGGCTCGCTCACCGCGATCATCGCCTCCATCGCGCTCACGCACTGGCCGCAGGTCGCCAGGATCGTGCGCTCGGTGGCGGTCACCACCCGACGCATGGAGTTCGTGGACGCCGCCTACCTGGCCGGCGCGACCCACCGCGATGTGGCGTTCCGCCACGTCGTGCCCGCCGCTTCGGGCCAGTCGGTCGTGGCCGTCGTCCTGCTGCTGCCGCACGCCATCTGGCACGAGTCGACCCTGTCGTTCCTGGGCCTGGGGCTGGCCCCCGACCGCGCGTCGCTGGGCACACTCCTGCAGATCTCACGCGGCGAGGTGATGATCGGTGGTTGGTGGACCCTCGCATTCCCCGCCGCCGCCCTCGTGGTGACGGCCTTCGCGATCGCGGGCCTGGCCGGGGCAGCGCAGCGTCGCGTGGCCCCGATCGCCGAGGGGCGCGTGACGTGA